From the Ruminiclostridium josui JCM 17888 genome, one window contains:
- a CDS encoding family 43 glycosylhydrolase, whose product MKKVCKIAALLSAITLFIPTVSYADNPIVQTIYTADPAPMVYNDTCYLYTTHDEDTLVNNFFTMNDWRCYSSTDMVNWTDHGSPLSYSSFSWAKGDAWAGQCIERNGKFYFYVPLTPKNGGTAIGVAVSDSPIGPFKDALGKPLVSTGSGDIDPTVYIDDDGQAYLYWGNPNLYYVKLNQDMVSYSGSIVKVPLTTASFGVRSKNDRPTTYEEGPWFYKRNSLYYMVFAAGPISEHIGYSTSTGPTGPWTYRGKIMPTQGSSFTNHPGVVDYKGNSYFFYHNGALPNGGGYHRSVCVEQFNYNADGTFPTINMTTTGPAQIGNLNPYVRTEAETICWESGVETETCSEGGMNVGFIENGDYIKVKGVDFGTGAESFAARVASATSGGNIELRLDSPTGKLVGTCEVTETGGWQTWVDKTCTVSGAEGIHDLYLKFTGGSGYLFNLNWWKFTKAENTSAIGDLNGDNSVDAADYAMMKKYLLGLIEDFPAENDIEAGDLNKDSVIDALDFAVFKKYLLGTIPSL is encoded by the coding sequence ATGAAAAAAGTATGTAAAATTGCAGCCCTCTTGTCAGCAATTACATTATTTATTCCAACAGTAAGCTATGCTGACAACCCTATAGTACAGACCATATATACTGCTGATCCGGCCCCTATGGTGTATAACGATACTTGCTATCTTTACACTACACATGATGAGGATACATTGGTAAATAATTTCTTTACTATGAATGACTGGAGGTGCTACTCCTCAACTGATATGGTGAACTGGACGGATCATGGCTCACCACTGTCTTACAGTTCATTCAGTTGGGCAAAAGGAGATGCATGGGCAGGCCAATGTATTGAAAGAAACGGAAAGTTTTATTTTTATGTTCCACTAACACCTAAAAATGGTGGTACGGCAATTGGAGTTGCAGTATCGGACAGCCCTATAGGACCGTTTAAAGATGCTCTTGGAAAACCGCTGGTTAGTACGGGCAGTGGTGACATTGACCCAACAGTGTATATCGATGATGACGGGCAGGCCTATCTGTATTGGGGTAATCCAAACCTTTACTATGTAAAATTGAATCAGGATATGGTCTCCTACTCAGGGAGTATTGTAAAGGTACCGTTGACAACTGCAAGCTTTGGAGTCAGAAGTAAAAATGACAGGCCAACTACATACGAAGAGGGACCATGGTTTTACAAACGCAACAGTTTATATTACATGGTATTTGCAGCTGGCCCCATATCTGAACATATAGGTTATTCTACCAGTACAGGACCTACAGGACCTTGGACATATAGGGGCAAAATCATGCCAACCCAAGGCAGCAGCTTTACCAATCATCCAGGGGTAGTTGATTATAAGGGCAATTCGTATTTTTTCTATCACAATGGAGCTTTGCCCAATGGAGGAGGGTATCATCGTTCGGTTTGCGTAGAGCAATTTAACTATAATGCCGACGGTACTTTCCCAACAATAAATATGACTACAACTGGTCCGGCACAAATCGGCAACCTTAATCCATATGTTAGAACCGAAGCCGAAACAATCTGTTGGGAATCTGGTGTTGAAACTGAAACCTGCAGTGAAGGTGGAATGAATGTAGGCTTTATAGAAAACGGAGATTACATAAAGGTAAAAGGGGTTGATTTTGGTACAGGTGCAGAATCCTTCGCTGCAAGAGTTGCCTCGGCTACCAGTGGGGGAAATATAGAGCTGAGACTTGATAGTCCAACAGGAAAACTGGTAGGAACTTGTGAGGTTACAGAAACAGGTGGATGGCAGACATGGGTGGACAAGACCTGTACGGTAAGCGGTGCTGAGGGGATACATGACTTGTACTTGAAATTTACAGGTGGAAGTGGTTATCTGTTCAATTTAAACTGGTGGAAGTTTACCAAAGCGGAGAATACCTCTGCTATTGGAGACCTCAATGGAGACAACAGCGTGGATGCGGCAGATTATGCCATGATGAAAAAATACCTTCTTGGATTAATTGAAGATTTTCCGGCAGAAAACGATATTGAAGCCGGAGACTTAAATAAGGACAGTGTTATTGATGCACTTGATTTTGCAGTTTTTAAAAAATATCTGCTTGGTACAATTCCAAGTTTATAA
- a CDS encoding ABC transporter permease subunit: MIKSLRSKLSGNNFLLFVTIILFFVLYISGMVIFQDKGFGKPQVFLNLFISNAGLIIAAVGMTIVLITAGIDISIGSVIAMTCMLLAWMMEKKGMDAWLSIVIVLVVGVVFGLVQGFLVSYLNIQPFIVTLAGLFFARGMTAIISAEMITITNKTFLSIANAKIYIPFISTVTKKGKVIHPYIYPSVILAIAVLIIAFVILKYTKFGRSIYAVGGNEQSALLMGLNVRRIKLKVYALNGFLAALAGFAFALNSCGGFVEQARGFEMDAIASAVIGGTLLTGGVGNVIGSLFGVMIKGTIESIITFQGTLSSWWTKIAIAALLCIFIILQSIFASIKRKSK; this comes from the coding sequence ATGATAAAGAGTTTACGTAGCAAATTAAGCGGCAATAACTTTTTGCTGTTTGTAACTATTATATTATTTTTTGTGTTATACATATCCGGCATGGTGATATTCCAAGATAAAGGCTTTGGAAAGCCTCAGGTTTTTTTAAACCTGTTTATAAGTAATGCAGGATTAATTATTGCGGCTGTGGGTATGACAATAGTATTGATTACAGCGGGTATAGACATATCAATCGGCTCGGTAATAGCAATGACATGTATGCTCCTTGCCTGGATGATGGAGAAAAAAGGCATGGATGCCTGGTTAAGTATAGTAATTGTTTTGGTTGTGGGTGTTGTGTTTGGCCTTGTACAGGGTTTTCTGGTGTCATATCTCAACATTCAGCCCTTCATAGTAACGCTGGCAGGTCTGTTTTTTGCAAGAGGAATGACTGCAATAATCAGTGCTGAAATGATAACCATTACAAATAAAACATTCCTTAGTATAGCAAACGCTAAAATATATATACCGTTTATTTCCACGGTAACAAAGAAGGGAAAAGTAATACATCCTTACATATACCCCAGTGTAATTCTTGCCATTGCTGTTTTAATAATTGCTTTCGTTATTTTAAAGTACACGAAATTTGGTCGTTCTATATATGCAGTTGGCGGTAATGAGCAATCCGCACTACTTATGGGATTGAATGTCAGGAGGATAAAGCTGAAAGTATATGCACTTAATGGTTTTCTTGCAGCTTTAGCGGGTTTTGCTTTTGCCCTAAATTCCTGCGGAGGCTTTGTTGAACAGGCCAGGGGTTTTGAAATGGATGCTATTGCTTCGGCTGTAATCGGAGGAACTCTTCTTACAGGTGGTGTCGGTAATGTCATAGGTAGTTTGTTTGGCGTCATGATAAAGGGTACAATAGAATCAATAATAACTTTTCAAGGTACGCTGTCTTCATGGTGGACAAAGATTGCAATTGCAGCACTCCTATGCATATTCATTATACTGCAGAGCATATTTGCATCAATTAAGAGAAAGAGTAAATAG
- a CDS encoding endo-1,4-beta-xylanase: MIKKSNNCKLRIFSILLSALLCACIINSSLPLTADAAMATGKPKFVGNIWYDGSVPSKFGDYWNQLTPENATKWGSCEPQQGVYNFSQAKAMYNYCKTNKIPFKFHTLVWGSQYPNWLNNLSGAARKTAIENWYKAAAQNFPDPEFIDVVNEAMPGHAPFPFKNDIGGDNGLYGTGWDWIVWSFEMARKYFPNAKLLINDYNVLNEWSCLDQYIPVVKILKARNLIDGVGCQSHGLEKTSAANLKSRLDRLAATGVPIYISELDLDIADDNAQKSKMQELFPVMYEHSAVKGITIWGYIQGRTWIQNSHLIRSNGTERPALTWLKQYLANVPGEDIPVEPRSAFEKIEAESYNDQSGIQTETCSEGGENVGYIEDGDYIVYKSIDFGNGATSFKARVASATNGGKIEIRLDSANGTLIGTCPVAATGDWQTWVDATCSVSGVSGKHDLYLKFTGGSDYLFNINWFIFGNTPVSTDKIGDLNSDGEIDALDFQILKKCILGTETVKNEKLADLDGSGAIDALDFVLMKQYLLGQITKFPADK, encoded by the coding sequence ATGATTAAAAAAAGCAACAATTGTAAGTTAAGAATCTTTAGTATTCTACTTTCAGCTCTTTTGTGTGCTTGTATTATCAACAGCAGTCTGCCGCTTACAGCTGATGCTGCAATGGCTACAGGAAAACCAAAATTTGTTGGTAATATATGGTATGATGGTAGTGTACCTAGTAAATTTGGAGACTACTGGAATCAGCTTACACCTGAAAATGCAACTAAATGGGGTTCCTGCGAGCCACAGCAAGGTGTATATAATTTTAGCCAAGCTAAAGCAATGTACAACTACTGTAAAACAAATAAGATTCCTTTTAAGTTCCATACACTTGTATGGGGTTCACAGTATCCAAACTGGTTAAATAATCTTTCTGGAGCAGCAAGGAAAACAGCCATTGAAAACTGGTACAAAGCAGCTGCACAGAATTTCCCGGATCCAGAATTCATAGACGTTGTTAACGAGGCTATGCCTGGACATGCTCCATTTCCATTCAAAAATGATATCGGAGGTGACAATGGCCTCTATGGTACAGGCTGGGATTGGATAGTATGGTCTTTTGAAATGGCTCGTAAGTATTTCCCAAATGCAAAGCTGTTGATTAATGACTATAATGTTTTGAATGAATGGTCATGTCTTGATCAATATATACCTGTTGTAAAAATATTGAAAGCCAGAAACCTCATTGATGGTGTTGGCTGTCAATCACATGGTCTTGAAAAGACAAGTGCTGCTAATCTAAAGTCAAGATTGGACAGGCTTGCTGCAACAGGTGTACCTATATATATTTCTGAATTAGATTTAGATATTGCAGATGACAATGCACAGAAAAGTAAGATGCAGGAGCTTTTCCCTGTAATGTATGAACATTCTGCAGTAAAAGGTATTACTATCTGGGGATATATACAAGGACGTACATGGATTCAAAACTCTCACCTTATACGCAGTAACGGAACCGAAAGACCAGCATTGACTTGGTTAAAGCAATATTTGGCAAACGTTCCTGGTGAAGATATACCTGTAGAGCCCAGAAGCGCATTTGAAAAAATAGAAGCAGAGAGTTATAACGATCAATCCGGAATTCAAACTGAGACATGTAGTGAAGGCGGAGAGAATGTAGGTTACATTGAAGACGGCGATTACATTGTTTATAAAAGCATAGATTTCGGAAACGGTGCTACAAGCTTCAAAGCCAGAGTAGCAAGTGCTACCAACGGAGGAAAGATTGAAATCAGATTGGATAGTGCTAATGGAACATTGATAGGTACTTGTCCAGTTGCAGCAACCGGAGATTGGCAGACTTGGGTTGATGCTACATGTAGCGTTAGCGGAGTAAGCGGAAAGCATGACTTATACCTGAAATTCACAGGTGGAAGCGATTATCTATTTAATATCAACTGGTTCATATTTGGAAATACTCCTGTTTCTACAGACAAAATAGGTGATTTAAATTCAGATGGAGAAATAGATGCCTTGGATTTCCAAATTTTGAAAAAGTGCATTTTAGGAACAGAAACAGTTAAAAATGAAAAACTTGCTGATTTAGATGGCAGCGGTGCAATTGATGCACTTGACTTTGTTCTTATGAAGCAGTATCTGCTTGGACAAATAACAAAATTTCCGGCTGACAAATAA
- a CDS encoding response regulator, with translation MYKIFLVDDEVIVRHGIRDCINWEQTDFVFSGEAPDGEFALPLIMEIKPDILITDIKMPFMDGLELSQVVRKNMPWVKIIILSGHDEFGFAREAMRIGVTEYLLKPVTAHELLESLEKVKEVIITEKKERENAEKIKKQLAENAPLFRDKFLSELLLGMVPLAEVIDNCERLNISIISKFYIVEIIELEMPKKSPSEGEYTEVLQAEALIDNIVGKNSEIIKFRRTLGEIIVIIKGDNPQSMEEAAYSLAQSLKYEVERKTSCILGISIGGARERIQGITQSYKEADEIKNYRYVYGKRKILGINDIKSDMGSKKDFIKIDMNDTYEFLKCGLKSDVGCFVGKFIDNLNEIDMKSPIYIHYLFMDVVISASRFIDELGGEIETLIPWVSNLENFVAGIDSIEKFGELAERTLKIVLEFRDTRVERKYDSIIKKAKEYIHNNFANSSISLISVASYVNVSPSHFSTIFSQEAGENFIEYLTKVRVKKAMELLKTTSLKSSEIAYNVGYNDPHYFCYIFKKATGVTPKEYRSEM, from the coding sequence GTGTATAAAATATTTCTTGTGGATGATGAAGTTATAGTTCGTCATGGTATCAGGGATTGTATTAATTGGGAGCAAACGGATTTTGTATTTTCAGGTGAAGCACCTGACGGTGAATTTGCACTGCCGCTTATTATGGAAATAAAACCGGACATATTAATTACTGATATAAAAATGCCGTTTATGGACGGATTGGAGTTAAGCCAAGTGGTCAGGAAAAATATGCCTTGGGTCAAAATTATTATTCTTAGCGGACACGACGAATTTGGTTTTGCAAGGGAGGCAATGCGTATAGGTGTAACCGAATACTTGCTAAAGCCAGTGACTGCCCACGAACTCCTTGAATCACTGGAAAAAGTTAAAGAAGTAATAATAACCGAAAAAAAAGAAAGAGAAAACGCGGAAAAAATAAAAAAACAACTTGCGGAAAATGCTCCTTTATTCAGGGATAAATTTTTAAGCGAGCTGTTATTGGGGATGGTTCCTCTGGCCGAAGTTATTGATAACTGCGAAAGATTAAATATAAGTATAATTTCAAAGTTTTACATTGTTGAGATTATAGAACTGGAAATGCCCAAAAAAAGTCCTTCAGAAGGAGAGTATACAGAAGTACTGCAAGCAGAGGCTTTGATAGATAACATAGTTGGCAAAAACAGTGAGATTATTAAATTTAGAAGGACCCTTGGAGAAATTATAGTAATAATAAAAGGGGACAATCCCCAAAGTATGGAAGAAGCAGCTTACAGTTTAGCTCAATCTCTTAAATATGAGGTGGAAAGGAAAACTTCATGCATTCTTGGAATCAGCATTGGTGGTGCGAGAGAAAGAATACAAGGGATTACCCAATCCTATAAGGAAGCGGATGAAATAAAAAACTATCGCTATGTATATGGGAAACGAAAGATTCTTGGTATAAACGATATAAAGTCTGATATGGGTAGTAAAAAGGATTTTATTAAGATTGATATGAACGATACCTACGAATTTCTGAAATGCGGACTGAAATCAGATGTGGGATGTTTTGTAGGTAAGTTCATTGATAATCTCAACGAGATTGATATGAAGTCACCAATATATATACATTATCTGTTCATGGATGTGGTAATAAGTGCGTCAAGGTTCATTGACGAACTTGGAGGTGAAATTGAAACTCTGATACCCTGGGTATCAAATTTAGAGAACTTCGTTGCAGGTATAGATTCTATAGAAAAGTTCGGAGAATTAGCAGAGCGTACTTTAAAAATAGTATTGGAATTCAGGGATACTAGAGTAGAGAGAAAGTACGACAGTATTATAAAAAAAGCAAAGGAGTATATACATAACAATTTTGCCAATTCTAGCATTTCTCTCATTTCAGTTGCATCATATGTCAATGTAAGTCCTAGTCATTTTAGCACTATATTTAGCCAAGAGGCAGGAGAAAATTTTATAGAATACCTGACAAAGGTACGAGTAAAAAAGGCAATGGAGCTTTTGAAAACTACTTCTCTAAAATCATCTGAAATTGCTTATAATGTTGGATATAACGATCCTCATTATTTCTGCTATATTTTTAAGAAAGCTACAGGTGTTACTCCTAAGGAGTATCGAAGTGAAATGTAG
- a CDS encoding sensor histidine kinase, translated as MKIKKYLGISLKTKMRALMVSAIIPLLAFVSYLIFQVGTYSDYYDAIYKSISVANDFSQKFKYDYDYSMYQIVIGSSNFKKEDIFGKLEDAYNKVKYLRTSALMPENKSTTKYMKDYIDSLKRSTEIIKENLEADGPKYDKNLMILDNDIRTTTTMITDAIQKYVYIETFQMNKVHTKIEAERKRNVTFTCIIFAALLIVTLILVEFISYSITKPIKNLCISAKLVGNGDFTTRVPDSESDEIAMLTSSFNTMIEKIGSLVEDVKLEQINLRKTELKLMQAQINPHFLYNTLDTIIWLAEGNKTKDVIQMVSALSRFFRIALSKGYDFISIREEEMLIRSYLQIQQYRYQDILEYEINISEELENCSILKLTLQPIVENALYHGIKNKRGMGKIVVEGYCQGENVLLKVKDNGIGMNQEQIEKIKKLLIMPKDKNAPEQKGFGLFNVNERIKLNFGDEYGLDVKSEYGVGSEFTICIPKITQNRHYNI; from the coding sequence ATGAAAATTAAAAAATATTTAGGCATATCATTAAAAACAAAAATGAGAGCTTTGATGGTTAGTGCTATTATTCCCCTTTTGGCATTTGTTTCTTATCTTATTTTCCAAGTGGGAACATATTCGGATTACTACGATGCAATTTATAAAAGCATATCTGTTGCTAATGATTTCTCCCAGAAATTCAAATATGATTATGATTACAGCATGTATCAGATTGTAATTGGGTCAAGCAATTTCAAAAAAGAGGACATATTTGGTAAACTGGAAGATGCATATAATAAAGTGAAATACCTGAGAACATCCGCATTAATGCCTGAAAACAAAAGTACTACTAAATATATGAAAGATTATATTGATAGTCTTAAACGAAGTACTGAAATTATTAAAGAAAATTTAGAAGCTGATGGGCCTAAATACGATAAGAATTTAATGATTCTTGATAATGATATTAGAACTACTACGACCATGATTACTGATGCCATTCAAAAATACGTATATATTGAAACTTTTCAAATGAACAAGGTACATACTAAAATTGAAGCGGAAAGAAAAAGAAATGTTACGTTTACATGTATAATTTTTGCTGCACTATTAATAGTAACTCTTATTTTGGTAGAATTTATTTCTTACAGCATTACAAAGCCTATAAAAAACCTCTGTATATCAGCAAAGTTGGTTGGAAATGGAGATTTTACTACACGAGTCCCGGATTCTGAAAGTGATGAGATAGCCATGCTAACATCAAGTTTTAACACAATGATTGAAAAAATAGGCAGTCTGGTGGAAGATGTAAAACTGGAGCAAATAAATTTGAGAAAGACAGAGCTAAAGCTTATGCAGGCTCAAATAAATCCACATTTCCTTTATAATACATTAGATACTATTATATGGTTGGCTGAAGGCAACAAAACCAAGGATGTTATACAGATGGTAAGTGCATTGTCCAGATTTTTTAGGATTGCATTAAGTAAGGGCTATGACTTTATAAGTATTAGGGAAGAAGAAATGCTTATAAGGAGCTATCTACAGATTCAACAGTACCGGTATCAGGATATTCTAGAATATGAAATAAATATTTCTGAGGAGCTTGAAAATTGTAGTATTCTAAAGCTTACACTTCAGCCTATAGTCGAAAACGCACTTTATCATGGAATAAAAAACAAAAGAGGAATGGGAAAAATAGTTGTAGAGGGCTATTGTCAAGGAGAGAATGTGTTATTAAAAGTAAAGGATAATGGAATTGGAATGAATCAGGAGCAAATTGAAAAAATTAAGAAACTCTTAATCATGCCCAAGGATAAAAATGCTCCGGAGCAAAAAGGATTTGGTTTATTTAATGTAAATGAAAGAATTAAGTTGAATTTTGGGGATGAGTACGGATTAGATGTAAAAAGTGAATACGGTGTCGGAAGTGAATTCACTATTTGTATCCCAAAAATCACCCAAAACCGTCATTATAATATTTAA
- a CDS encoding ABC transporter permease, producing MSSQIKKITKYRLFWPLVCLFAVLVVNLIRTPDFFNISINSNGVLYGYLIDIINRSSELIILAAGMTVCVASSAGTDISVGSVMAVTGAVTCFLLGTGDAYNMPYALAVLAGILAATACGAWNGFLVAKMKIQPMVATLILFTAGRGIAQLITGGNILYIKVKNFKYLGSVLPGVPLPTPIFVAVAVVILTSVLLKKSALGMYIQSVGINAKASRLIGLNSTLIIFLTYAFCGLCSGIAGTIATSRIYSIDANNVGLNMEMDAILAVALGGNSLAGGKFSLAGSVIGAITIQALSTSLYSMGVSADQLPVYKAIVVIIIVSLQSKEFKKFVKNISLKLKITGAGEKVTQ from the coding sequence ATGAGTAGTCAAATTAAGAAAATCACAAAATATCGTTTGTTCTGGCCATTAGTATGCCTTTTTGCGGTATTGGTTGTGAATCTTATCAGAACTCCTGACTTTTTTAATATATCAATTAACAGTAATGGGGTATTATATGGGTATCTCATTGATATAATAAACCGTTCCAGCGAATTAATCATTCTTGCAGCAGGTATGACAGTATGTGTAGCATCCTCGGCAGGAACAGATATTTCAGTAGGATCGGTAATGGCTGTAACAGGAGCAGTGACATGTTTCTTATTGGGAACAGGGGATGCATATAATATGCCTTACGCCCTTGCAGTATTAGCCGGGATTCTGGCTGCAACTGCTTGCGGTGCTTGGAATGGTTTCCTTGTTGCAAAAATGAAAATCCAACCAATGGTAGCAACATTAATTCTGTTTACCGCCGGCCGAGGTATTGCGCAATTGATAACCGGAGGAAATATACTTTACATAAAAGTGAAAAATTTCAAATATTTGGGCTCTGTACTTCCCGGAGTACCTTTACCGACTCCTATTTTTGTAGCTGTAGCAGTAGTAATTCTGACTTCTGTTCTTCTTAAAAAATCGGCGCTTGGAATGTATATTCAGAGTGTGGGTATAAATGCAAAAGCAAGCAGATTAATCGGATTAAATTCAACACTGATAATATTTTTGACCTATGCATTTTGTGGTTTGTGCTCAGGGATTGCAGGGACAATAGCCACCTCAAGAATCTATTCCATTGACGCAAATAATGTTGGACTGAATATGGAAATGGATGCAATTCTTGCAGTTGCACTGGGGGGGAACAGCCTAGCAGGAGGAAAATTCTCATTAGCAGGCAGTGTTATAGGTGCAATTACAATACAGGCATTGTCTACTTCACTTTACTCAATGGGAGTATCGGCAGACCAGTTACCTGTTTATAAAGCAATAGTAGTAATAATAATTGTATCCTTGCAGTCAAAAGAATTTAAAAAGTTCGTAAAAAATATTAGTCTAAAGCTAAAAATAACTGGGGCTGGAGAGAAGGTGACACAATGA